One Mariprofundus sp. NF genomic region harbors:
- a CDS encoding SGNH/GDSL hydrolase family protein, whose amino-acid sequence MSSNKPKSSYNSMLLSTIVFIISIAVALLIGEGFVRAKNASMKSYDIEMWKYAKELKQSSDNPILGHEHVPNSEAVLQSVSIRINKEGMRGENISSIKEGRRVLFIGSSITLGWGVKEVDVLTSVIQDMAKQSGQQMEVLNAGIGNYNTVRYVELFLTKLAHLNPDDIVIQYFVNDAESLEAGGGNWFLRNSQLAVTLWIALNRTFNSSGEKGLLQHYKKVYDHETAGYREMQSSLRDLADYAKKHDIRLHLAMTPDIHNLVDYPFTFIHHEIEKISNELGIHYIDLLPVLSGYDGKSLWAMPGDPHPNALGHKLMAESIYKQL is encoded by the coding sequence ATGTCATCTAACAAGCCGAAATCGTCTTACAACAGTATGTTGTTATCTACCATAGTCTTTATTATATCGATTGCGGTTGCCCTATTGATTGGTGAAGGATTTGTGCGCGCAAAAAATGCATCAATGAAAAGCTATGATATCGAAATGTGGAAGTATGCAAAAGAACTAAAGCAAAGTAGCGATAACCCGATTTTAGGCCATGAACATGTGCCAAACTCTGAAGCTGTGCTGCAGTCGGTATCTATCCGTATAAATAAGGAAGGGATGCGAGGAGAAAACATATCAAGCATCAAAGAGGGGCGTCGCGTACTTTTTATTGGAAGTTCTATCACCCTAGGCTGGGGGGTTAAGGAAGTGGATGTATTAACATCTGTGATCCAAGACATGGCAAAACAGAGCGGCCAACAGATGGAGGTTTTGAATGCAGGTATTGGGAATTACAATACTGTCAGATATGTCGAACTGTTTTTAACGAAACTCGCCCATCTAAATCCAGATGATATTGTAATACAGTATTTTGTTAATGATGCTGAAAGCCTCGAAGCTGGTGGTGGCAACTGGTTTCTACGCAATAGCCAACTTGCGGTAACCTTATGGATTGCACTGAATCGTACTTTCAACAGCTCCGGTGAAAAGGGACTATTGCAGCACTATAAAAAAGTTTATGATCATGAGACGGCAGGGTATCGTGAAATGCAGTCATCACTAAGAGATCTGGCTGATTATGCCAAGAAACACGATATACGACTGCATCTCGCTATGACACCAGATATACACAATTTGGTGGACTATCCATTTACCTTTATTCACCATGAGATCGAAAAAATATCTAACGAACTAGGTATCCATTATATTGACCTGCTTCCGGTACTATCTGGTTATGATGGGAAGTCACTATGGGCTATGCCTGGAGACCCACACCCCAATGCTCTGGGGCATAAGTTGATGGCTGAAAGTATTTATAAGCAATTGTGA